The Pirellulimonas nuda genome includes a region encoding these proteins:
- a CDS encoding non-ribosomal peptide synthetase — MLPLATPLAASPERPLLAPATDWSHRSARRLSDVLRMRARSQAAAPAFTFLENGEPIGVMSFADLDLRARAIAARLQARDATGQPVMLVLDPGLNYLAALFGCFYAGAIAVPVYPPDPFRVARLMPRLRAVFDNAGCELLVGESKELGRADSPVLKMSPRAPLLVDRVTPQAADQWEPAAAPPDSPAILQYTSGTTGVAKGVAITHDNLMHNMRALEQALDIDHAVALHWLPPYHDLGLIGGVLAPVFAGRHTVLMSPLDFMRNPAGWLRAIDRFGATTSASPNFGYELCLRKVREADCEGLDLSRWQIAASGAEPVRSDTLDRFCERFGPYGFRREAFTPAYGLAEATLFVSLKSLGETPRAMAIDGPALAEHRVEPCPQQRPGARTIVSCGPPGPEIEVRIIDPQTRAATDQVGEVWVRSPGVASGYWRRADATAETFDASTADGAPGFLRTGDYGFMREGELYVTGRKKEVLILAGRNYYPQDIEAAIQARHEGLKGDGGAVVSVEIDNEERLVVFQEVHRPRKQDLAALLELVRVTVAEEVGQEPHAVVLIAAGEVPKTSSGKLQRAACWAAYQQGLLMKLAEWTAAGEQRPEQPESAGPQYAAPQTETETWLADAWADVLGAERIGRHDHFLRLGGRSLQVIDMLQRVAQRTGVELPLAVVFEQPTLAGLASRIDGAVQSGAWRVGNPRAAEAAPAPDGAAGQSLPTTPAQHRFWLLDQLGLGPGGANVPVAVGIDGPIDTPRLQQALDCLVARHDALRARFVMEGAQLRQQLDPTARIVLEPIKAGGQTPAQAAHSELAWRPFDVTRAPLARAALTAGDRPVLLLVLHHMVCDRASATLLLQELAALYNGDPLPENEWSYAQSLALATATPCDDPRSQQSSQYWKTRLADAPAAIDLPLARPPQSDRLDQAASAVRPLDAALLRRVSELAMQESATPFLVYLSAMHLMLSRYAPDRQIGVGVALSSRLPQERSTAGCFINAAPVFADVQAGGDYRTWLRRLRDDALNDLHHARLPWEQIVAAADKPRVAGRMPVVQTFFLFDDSEVEPLRLGPQRSTAFASDYRGMAAYDVTLVVESGAHAPTVRLVYEPERMPAEAAEAMLDAYLTILQTAAGAPETPVAALQAPTGAQRDRLLALAQGPTLGGPALGGPTLGGPTLGGPALEDAADPLSRFLTHADAAPGATAVSFRGADVTYGALADQAAALAHRFERLGVRPGDRVGLFAERSPEAIAAMLGLWMTGAAYVPLDPAYPDARLRDTAADADLRLLVTDADNAPRAHTFGAPAHTLQGLLGGADPRPFAPRSLDPRRPAYVIYTSGSTGRPKGVVVPLDAVGAMLGAFGAELGVGPGDRVLAATTFGFDISVLELFLPLAAGAAVLLAPATLGVDPEGVVELARGASLVQATPSALQTMLTLGWRPRPGQRVLCGGEALPPELARVLRLATDRLWNVYGPTETTVWSTCQQIGSVGDSMPIGRPIAGTSCYVVDQRGALAPVGVWGELWIGGAGVAAGYWQRPELTAERFLADPFAPASGGRVYRTGDVARWNHQRVLEFAGRRDQQVKLRGHRIELGEVEAALVGCPEVAEAAVVVQQQSLVAFVTLAPDAAATPGDLRARLAETLPEPMIPAAIVPLDALPRNAAGKIDRAGLAARRVTGADRTRQIVAPRDPEEQLVAEVWAERLQMDQLSVHDHFFELGGHSQLAVEVMVALEQRSGVRLPLAALFGTPTIAHAAELLRNPPAADASSSLMVLSATGDAPPLFCVHPAGGTVFCYGDLAQQLEGQRPVIGLQALGVDGMHAPHESMDEMVAHYRAAIEGFCPTGPFHLCGWSLGGNVAFELARQMRAAGAEVGVVALFDSGAVPATDDVAETDLMPLIGALFPDMQHVPLEELKQMPPEALVQFFAERASRARLIDNRQLAAGGFILDVFTKNMQVFVHHRPGRYDGPVTLLRAGLQATMHAALGDGALGWDRVAADLTVIDVPSDHTQMMSRPHVDRVVEGLRASLAKWEAAHLEADG, encoded by the coding sequence GTGCTTCCTTTGGCGACCCCCCTTGCTGCTAGCCCCGAACGCCCGCTGCTGGCGCCCGCGACCGACTGGTCGCACCGCAGTGCGCGCCGTCTGAGTGACGTGCTGCGGATGCGCGCTCGGTCCCAAGCCGCGGCGCCGGCGTTCACGTTCCTAGAGAACGGCGAACCGATCGGCGTGATGAGCTTTGCCGACCTCGACCTGCGGGCCCGCGCCATCGCCGCGCGGCTGCAGGCCCGCGACGCCACTGGCCAGCCGGTGATGCTGGTGCTGGACCCGGGGCTCAACTACCTGGCGGCGCTGTTCGGCTGCTTCTACGCCGGCGCCATCGCCGTGCCGGTCTACCCCCCCGACCCGTTCCGCGTGGCGCGGCTGATGCCGCGTCTGCGCGCGGTGTTCGACAACGCCGGCTGCGAGCTGCTGGTGGGCGAGTCGAAAGAACTCGGCCGGGCCGACAGCCCCGTGCTGAAGATGAGCCCCCGCGCGCCGCTGCTGGTCGATCGCGTCACGCCGCAGGCGGCCGACCAGTGGGAGCCCGCCGCGGCGCCCCCCGACTCCCCCGCGATCCTGCAGTACACCTCCGGCACCACCGGCGTGGCCAAGGGGGTGGCGATCACGCACGACAACCTGATGCACAACATGCGGGCCCTGGAGCAGGCGCTGGACATCGACCACGCGGTCGCCCTGCACTGGCTCCCGCCGTACCACGACCTGGGCCTGATCGGCGGCGTGCTGGCGCCGGTGTTCGCCGGCCGCCACACCGTGCTGATGAGCCCGCTGGACTTCATGCGTAACCCCGCCGGTTGGCTGCGGGCGATCGACCGCTTCGGCGCCACCACCAGCGCGTCGCCCAACTTCGGCTACGAGCTCTGCCTGCGGAAGGTGCGCGAGGCCGACTGCGAGGGGCTCGACCTGAGCCGCTGGCAGATCGCCGCCAGCGGCGCCGAGCCGGTCCGCAGCGACACGCTCGATCGGTTCTGCGAGCGGTTCGGCCCCTACGGCTTCCGCCGCGAGGCGTTCACCCCCGCGTACGGGCTGGCCGAGGCGACGCTGTTTGTGAGCCTCAAGTCGCTGGGCGAGACGCCGCGTGCGATGGCCATCGACGGACCCGCGCTGGCCGAGCACCGCGTCGAGCCCTGCCCCCAGCAGCGGCCCGGCGCCCGCACGATCGTTAGCTGCGGCCCGCCGGGGCCCGAGATCGAGGTTCGCATCATCGACCCGCAGACGCGCGCCGCTACCGACCAGGTGGGCGAGGTGTGGGTCCGCTCGCCCGGCGTGGCCAGCGGCTACTGGCGACGCGCCGACGCCACGGCCGAGACCTTCGACGCCTCGACCGCCGATGGGGCGCCCGGCTTCCTCCGCACCGGCGACTACGGCTTCATGCGCGAGGGCGAGCTGTACGTCACCGGCCGCAAGAAGGAGGTGCTGATCCTCGCCGGCCGCAACTACTACCCGCAAGACATCGAGGCCGCCATCCAGGCGCGGCACGAGGGGCTCAAGGGGGACGGGGGCGCCGTGGTCTCGGTAGAGATCGACAACGAAGAACGCCTGGTCGTGTTCCAAGAAGTGCACCGGCCACGCAAGCAAGACCTGGCCGCGCTGCTGGAGCTGGTGCGGGTGACGGTTGCCGAGGAAGTGGGGCAGGAGCCGCACGCGGTGGTGCTGATCGCCGCGGGCGAGGTCCCCAAGACCTCCAGCGGCAAGCTGCAACGCGCCGCCTGCTGGGCCGCCTACCAGCAAGGCCTGCTGATGAAGCTGGCCGAGTGGACCGCCGCCGGCGAGCAGCGCCCGGAGCAACCCGAATCAGCCGGGCCCCAGTACGCCGCGCCGCAGACCGAGACCGAGACCTGGCTGGCGGACGCCTGGGCGGACGTGCTTGGCGCCGAACGCATCGGGCGCCACGACCACTTCCTGCGGCTCGGCGGGAGGTCGCTGCAGGTGATCGATATGCTGCAACGCGTGGCGCAGCGGACCGGAGTCGAGCTGCCGCTGGCGGTCGTGTTCGAGCAGCCCACGCTCGCCGGGCTGGCGTCGCGGATCGACGGGGCCGTTCAGAGCGGCGCGTGGCGGGTCGGCAATCCCCGCGCGGCAGAGGCCGCCCCCGCCCCCGACGGCGCCGCGGGCCAGAGCCTGCCGACCACCCCCGCCCAGCACCGCTTCTGGCTGCTCGACCAGTTGGGCCTGGGGCCCGGCGGCGCCAACGTGCCGGTGGCGGTAGGGATCGACGGGCCCATCGACACGCCGCGGCTGCAGCAGGCCCTCGACTGCTTGGTCGCCCGGCACGACGCGCTGCGCGCGCGGTTCGTGATGGAGGGCGCCCAGCTCCGCCAGCAGCTCGACCCGACCGCGCGGATCGTGCTCGAACCCATCAAGGCCGGCGGCCAAACCCCGGCGCAGGCCGCCCACAGCGAGCTGGCGTGGCGCCCGTTTGACGTCACCCGCGCGCCGCTGGCGCGGGCCGCCCTCACCGCCGGCGATCGGCCGGTGCTGCTGCTGGTGCTGCACCACATGGTGTGCGACCGTGCGTCCGCGACGCTGCTGCTGCAGGAGCTGGCGGCGTTGTACAACGGCGACCCCCTGCCGGAGAACGAGTGGTCGTACGCCCAGTCGCTCGCCCTGGCAACGGCCACCCCCTGCGACGATCCTCGCAGCCAGCAGAGCAGCCAGTACTGGAAGACGCGGCTGGCCGACGCGCCCGCGGCGATCGACCTGCCGCTGGCCCGGCCCCCGCAGTCCGATCGGCTGGATCAGGCCGCCTCCGCGGTCCGCCCGCTCGACGCCGCGCTGCTGCGGCGGGTCTCCGAGCTGGCGATGCAGGAATCGGCCACGCCGTTCTTGGTGTACCTCTCCGCGATGCACCTGATGCTGTCGCGCTACGCGCCCGACCGCCAGATCGGCGTCGGCGTGGCGCTCTCCAGCCGCTTGCCGCAGGAGCGCAGCACGGCGGGCTGCTTCATCAACGCGGCGCCGGTCTTTGCCGACGTGCAAGCGGGGGGAGACTACCGCACCTGGCTGCGGCGGCTGCGCGACGACGCGCTAAACGACCTCCACCACGCCCGGCTGCCGTGGGAGCAGATCGTCGCCGCGGCCGACAAGCCGCGCGTCGCCGGGCGGATGCCGGTGGTGCAGACGTTCTTCTTGTTCGACGACTCCGAGGTCGAGCCGCTGCGGCTGGGCCCGCAACGCTCAACGGCGTTCGCCAGCGATTACCGCGGCATGGCGGCCTACGACGTGACGCTGGTCGTTGAGTCGGGCGCCCACGCCCCCACGGTGCGGCTGGTGTACGAGCCCGAGCGGATGCCGGCCGAAGCGGCCGAGGCGATGCTAGACGCCTACCTAACGATCCTGCAAACCGCCGCCGGGGCGCCCGAGACGCCGGTGGCTGCGCTGCAAGCGCCGACCGGCGCCCAGCGCGACAGGCTGCTGGCGCTGGCTCAGGGCCCGACGCTGGGTGGCCCGGCGCTGGGGGGCCCGACGCTGGGGGGCCCGACGCTGGGGGGCCCGGCGCTCGAAGACGCCGCCGACCCCTTGAGCCGCTTCCTCACGCACGCCGACGCGGCGCCCGGGGCGACCGCGGTTTCCTTCCGGGGCGCCGACGTCACATACGGCGCCCTGGCGGACCAAGCCGCTGCGCTGGCGCACCGCTTCGAGCGCCTCGGCGTGCGCCCCGGCGACCGGGTGGGGTTGTTTGCGGAGCGGTCGCCCGAGGCCATCGCCGCGATGCTCGGCCTGTGGATGACCGGCGCCGCGTACGTGCCGCTCGACCCCGCCTACCCCGACGCGCGGCTCCGCGACACCGCGGCCGACGCCGACCTGCGGCTGCTGGTGACCGACGCCGACAACGCGCCCCGCGCCCACACCTTCGGCGCCCCGGCCCACACGCTCCAGGGGCTGCTTGGGGGCGCCGACCCGCGCCCCTTCGCGCCCCGCAGTCTCGACCCGCGGCGGCCCGCCTACGTGATCTACACGTCGGGCTCCACCGGCAGGCCCAAAGGGGTGGTCGTGCCGCTCGACGCGGTCGGCGCGATGCTGGGGGCCTTCGGCGCGGAGCTGGGGGTCGGGCCGGGCGACCGCGTGCTGGCCGCCACGACGTTTGGTTTCGACATCAGCGTGCTGGAGCTGTTCTTGCCGCTGGCCGCCGGCGCGGCGGTGCTGCTGGCGCCCGCCACGCTGGGGGTCGACCCCGAAGGGGTCGTCGAGCTGGCCCGCGGCGCGTCGCTGGTGCAGGCCACCCCGTCGGCGTTGCAAACGATGCTCACGCTCGGCTGGCGGCCACGCCCGGGGCAACGCGTGCTGTGCGGCGGCGAGGCGCTGCCGCCCGAGCTGGCCCGCGTGCTGCGGCTAGCGACCGATCGGCTGTGGAACGTGTACGGCCCGACCGAGACGACCGTCTGGAGCACCTGCCAGCAGATCGGCTCGGTAGGCGACTCGATGCCCATCGGCCGGCCGATCGCCGGCACGTCGTGCTACGTGGTCGACCAGCGCGGCGCGCTGGCGCCCGTCGGCGTGTGGGGCGAGTTGTGGATCGGCGGCGCCGGCGTGGCAGCGGGCTACTGGCAGCGGCCCGAGCTTACCGCCGAGCGGTTCCTCGCCGACCCGTTCGCGCCCGCCTCTGGAGGGCGCGTCTACCGCACCGGCGACGTCGCCCGCTGGAACCACCAGAGGGTCCTCGAGTTCGCCGGCCGACGCGACCAGCAGGTCAAGCTGCGCGGCCACCGCATCGAGCTGGGTGAGGTCGAGGCCGCGCTGGTGGGATGCCCGGAGGTCGCCGAGGCGGCCGTGGTCGTCCAGCAGCAGAGCCTGGTGGCGTTTGTCACGCTGGCGCCCGACGCGGCGGCCACGCCGGGCGACCTCCGCGCCCGGCTCGCCGAGACGCTCCCCGAGCCGATGATCCCCGCGGCGATCGTGCCGCTGGACGCGCTCCCCCGCAACGCGGCCGGCAAGATCGACCGCGCCGGGCTCGCCGCGCGGCGCGTCACGGGCGCCGACCGCACGCGTCAGATCGTCGCCCCGCGCGACCCCGAGGAACAGCTCGTCGCCGAGGTGTGGGCCGAACGCCTGCAGATGGACCAGCTAAGCGTGCACGACCACTTCTTCGAGCTGGGGGGCCACTCGCAGTTGGCCGTTGAGGTGATGGTCGCCCTGGAGCAGCGCTCGGGCGTCCGGCTGCCGCTGGCGGCGCTGTTCGGCACGCCGACCATCGCGCACGCGGCGGAGCTGCTCCGCAACCCGCCGGCGGCGGACGCTTCGAGCTCGCTGATGGTGCTCAGCGCCACCGGCGACGCGCCGCCGCTGTTCTGTGTCCACCCGGCCGGGGGCACCGTGTTCTGCTACGGCGACCTCGCCCAGCAGCTGGAGGGCCAGCGGCCCGTGATCGGCCTGCAGGCGCTGGGGGTCGACGGCATGCACGCGCCGCACGAGTCGATGGACGAGATGGTGGCCCACTACCGCGCAGCGATCGAGGGCTTCTGCCCCACCGGCCCCTTCCACCTGTGCGGCTGGTCGCTGGGGGGCAACGTCGCCTTCGAGCTGGCCCGGCAGATGCGCGCCGCCGGCGCCGAGGTGGGCGTGGTCGCGCTGTTCGACTCCGGCGCGGTGCCGGCCACGGACGACGTGGCCGAGACCGACCTGATGCCGCTCATCGGCGCGTTGTTCCCAGACATGCAGCACGTGCCGCTGGAAGAGCTCAAGCAGATGCCCCCCGAGGCGCTGGTGCAGTTCTTCGCCGAACGCGCGTCGCGGGCCCGGCTGATCGACAACCGCCAGCTCGCCGCGGGGGGGTTCATCCTCGACGTGTTCACCAAGAACATGCAGGTCTTCGTCCACCACCGCCCGGGCCGGTACGACGGCCCCGTCACGCTGCTACGCGCCGGCCTGCAGGCCACGATGCACGCCGCCCTGGGAGACGGCGCCCTGGGCTGGGACCGCGTGGCCGCCGACCTGACGGTGATCGACGTCCCCAGCGACCACACCCAGATGATGAGCCGGCCGCACGTCGACCGCGTGGTCGAGGGCCTGCGTGCGTCGCTCGCCAAGTGGGAAGCCGCTCATTTAGAAGCAGACGGGTAG
- a CDS encoding DUF433 domain-containing protein, giving the protein MPLPDRIVLDPSVLVGKPAVKGTRIAVEFVLELLANEWSEQQILENYPGLEHDDITACLNHAS; this is encoded by the coding sequence ATGCCGCTACCAGATCGTATCGTCCTCGACCCCTCCGTGCTGGTTGGCAAGCCCGCGGTCAAAGGGACGCGAATCGCCGTGGAGTTTGTCTTGGAGTTGCTCGCCAATGAATGGAGCGAACAACAGATTCTAGAGAACTACCCGGGGCTCGAGCACGACGACATCACCGCGTGCCTAAACCATGCGTCGTAA
- a CDS encoding ecotin: protein MNLPSAVFVAASFCLLGAAAGALAADNMKAFPPAEEGMTRLVLKLPKQEDESAFKVELLVGKVVETDAANRYFFGGEIEEQNVEGWGFPKYVVSELGPMAGTLMAVDPNAPKVERFITLGGEPTLIRYNSRLPVVVYVPEGAEVRYRVWAAGEEMGPVEEG, encoded by the coding sequence CGCCGCGGCTGGCGCGCTCGCCGCCGACAACATGAAGGCGTTTCCGCCGGCCGAGGAGGGGATGACTCGGCTCGTGTTGAAGCTGCCCAAGCAGGAGGACGAGTCGGCCTTCAAGGTCGAGCTGCTGGTCGGCAAGGTGGTAGAGACCGACGCCGCCAACCGCTACTTCTTCGGCGGGGAGATCGAAGAGCAGAACGTCGAGGGGTGGGGCTTCCCCAAGTACGTCGTCAGCGAGCTGGGGCCGATGGCCGGTACGCTGATGGCGGTCGACCCCAACGCCCCCAAGGTGGAGCGCTTCATCACGCTCGGGGGAGAGCCCACGCTGATCCGCTACAACAGCCGCCTGCCGGTGGTGGTGTACGTGCCCGAGGGGGCAGAGGTGCGCTACCGCGTGTGGGCCGCGGGCGAGGAGATGGGCCCGGTGGAAGAAGGTTAG
- a CDS encoding HDOD domain-containing protein, protein MAQERAEPANPRLNAILSVATIPAMPDCAMRVLALSNDPNKDAIDLAKPIEADAGMAAQLLRFVNSSYFGFQQKIGSVPQAVSLLGISRITNFVMWNAVFAVIPDPNSRAFSMTVFRCDALRRGLLARAIARRLEPAAAEAAFTAGLLQDIAVPVLVRHFGDAYLALIQRSEAEGVALSQLESDTYGWTHAEAAGQLLVRWGLPEPIAAQVRTHSDPEALLATPGASSAALAVAVASLLPSFRQSEWQACARFQGCWDRLPLAQPSSPAACLVEVDEAFTDLARALSVRSNGPSLVALYTEALSPCASR, encoded by the coding sequence ATGGCGCAAGAACGGGCCGAGCCGGCCAATCCAAGGCTAAACGCGATCCTATCGGTCGCGACCATCCCGGCGATGCCCGACTGCGCGATGCGGGTGCTGGCCCTGAGCAACGACCCCAACAAGGACGCCATCGATCTGGCCAAGCCGATCGAAGCCGACGCCGGCATGGCGGCCCAGTTGCTGCGGTTCGTCAACTCGTCGTACTTCGGCTTCCAGCAGAAGATCGGCAGCGTGCCGCAAGCGGTCTCGCTGCTGGGCATCTCGCGGATCACCAACTTCGTGATGTGGAACGCCGTGTTCGCGGTGATCCCCGACCCCAACAGCCGCGCGTTCTCGATGACCGTCTTCCGCTGCGACGCGCTGCGTCGCGGGCTGCTGGCCCGGGCCATTGCGCGGCGTTTGGAGCCCGCGGCCGCCGAGGCGGCGTTCACCGCGGGGCTGCTGCAAGACATCGCCGTCCCGGTGCTGGTCAGGCACTTCGGCGACGCGTACCTGGCGCTCATCCAGCGCTCCGAAGCAGAAGGGGTCGCCCTCTCGCAGTTAGAGTCGGACACCTACGGCTGGACCCACGCCGAGGCGGCCGGCCAGTTGCTGGTGCGGTGGGGCCTGCCGGAGCCCATCGCCGCACAGGTGCGTACGCACAGCGATCCCGAAGCGCTGCTCGCTACGCCGGGCGCCTCCTCGGCGGCGCTGGCGGTAGCGGTGGCGTCGCTGCTGCCCAGCTTCCGCCAGAGCGAGTGGCAGGCGTGCGCCCGCTTCCAGGGGTGCTGGGACCGGCTGCCGCTGGCCCAGCCCTCCTCCCCGGCCGCGTGCCTGGTGGAGGTCGACGAGGCCTTCACCGACCTGGCGCGGGCGCTGAGCGTCCGCTCCAACGGCCCGTCGCTGGTGGCGCTGTACACCGAGGCGCTGAGCCCCTGCGCCAGCCGCTAA